A window of Blastocatellia bacterium genomic DNA:
TGTTGCCCTTGCTAATCAGGGAGGTTGATTGATGACATCGAAAACTTTCTCACAGGTGCGCAGCGCGACACTTAAGAAATCGGATCTTTCCAAAGAGCGAGAGTGGTTGCAGAAACATGGCCCTGAGTATGTCGGCGAGTGGGTGGTGCTGAGCGAAGGCCAACTCGTCGGGCATACTGCCGATAGCCATGAAGTTGCCGCCATCGCCGTCAGGGCGCGCGCGCAAGGAATTCATTTCCCCTATATTAAATTCATCAGTGATCAATCAAAGCCGATCTGGATGGGATGGTTATGAGTGCCTGGATACTCGACTTTACCGACCGCCTCACTTACAGCAAGCACGACGAAATTACAATCGAGATTTTTCTTTCCGGTAACTCGTCGATTCCTGTTGCAGTTGCGGCCAAAGTCGACACAGGCAGTAAATTCTGCATCTTTCAACCGCGGTATGCGGTTGTTTTAGGCTTTGATTTGCAGACCGGCCTCAGGCAAAGCATCCGCACTGTTGCTGGCTCCTTCACCGCTTACGGTCACGAGATCACGCTAACCGCTGGCGATATGGAGTGGGATACCATCGTGTACTTCGCCGAGCCAGAGAGTTTTCCGATCAATGTCGTTGGTCGTGTTGGCTTCTTCGATCACCTACAAGTCGGCCTCGTTGATTACGAGCAATTGCTTTACCTCAGTCCTTACAACCCGGCTTAACCTCAACTAAAGTGGCTCTCAATTCTATCGCGCGCCGAAGTGCAGGCGCAGGCCGGCGCGGGCCATCAGCGGCGGCCCTATCGTGCGCACAGGCGTCCGCCCGATGTCGTAACGCTCGTCAGTCAGGTTCTCGAAGGCCGCAAACAGCTCGACGTTGCGCGACAAACGGCGCGAGGCGAACAGGTCGAGCGTGAAGTAACGATCCAGCTTCAATTGATTCTGATCGTCGTCGAACTGTTCGCCGACGGCGCGGCCTTGCAGCGAAACCGTCACCAGCGACGGGTTGTCATAACGCGCCTGAAAAGTCAGTTGATGGCGCGGCGTCTGCGGAATCAATAAGCCTTCGAGCGCGGGGTTCGCCGGGAAGCGCAAGACGGTGGCGTCGGCGAATTGATAACCGCCCGCAATCGCCACGCTGCGCGAAAGGTGCGCGTCGGCCTCGAACTCCACACCCACCGAGCGCGTCCGCCCGAGGTTCTGCCTTTGCCGCGTGATCAACGCCGGCGTCACGCTCAAGGTGACGTTCGCAATCGGGCGCGTCAGCTCGCTCCAAAAGAACGTGCCGCGCACCGCCAGCCGCTCGGCAAGCGTTGAAACGCGAGCGCCCGCTTCGCCGCCCGTCAGCCGCTCGGCGCGCAGATTCACGTTCGCCTGCGTCAACACGTTGCCGACTCGGAATGAACGGTACAGCTCGTTGAGCGTCGGGGCGCGGAAGGCGCGATAGCCCGACGCAAACAACGACACATGCTCACTGGCTTTATAGAGCAGCGACAAGCGCGGGCTGAACGCCGTTTCGATTCGGTCTGTGAACTTCGTCACACTCACCGGGCCGGGCACGGCGAGCGGCCTCGTCGTGGCGAACGCGTCGTAATTGCGCCAGCGGTCGCCGCGCACGCCAACCGTCACTAGAAAGCGCGGCGTGATGCGAATGATGTCCTGGCCAAAGACGCCAACCGTGCGCTCGCGCCCGCCGGCGCTGAGGGCCGAGGTGACACGGCCAGCCACGAACGCCAGCTCGTCGCTGGTGCCGCGCACCTCGCGGGCATCTAGCCCGGCCACGAGCGTCTGCCGCGAGCCGACGACACGCGACCACTGCGACGTGAAGCCGATCTGCTGTGCCGGCACGCGCTGGCTGCGGGTCAGCGATTCGCCCTGACGGTTCGCGGCAATCGCCGTGAAGTTCTGGTCGTAGACCTGCGTGCTGGCATACAGCCGCGCGGCGATTGTGCCGACGCGGTCTGAGCGATAATCCGTGCCGAGCGCCAGTTGACGGATGTGCGTGCGGTTCGGCGTCAGCGGCGTGCCGTTTTCGCGCGACTCACCGAAGAGCGAAGCGCGCGCAAAGATGCGGCCACGGTCTTCAATCAAGCGGTCAAGCCCAAGCTGAAGCGTCGTGTGCTCGCTTGCGGCGCGCGTGTCAACCGGGCCGCGCTCGCGCTCGTCTACAGGGATGTAGCCGTCCGTGTGAAAGGCTTCGGCGGCGATCTGCCCGCTCCATTGAAACAACCGGCCCGCAGTGAACAACGACACATCGGGCGTCTGCAAATTACCGTAAGAGGTTTCCAGCGAGAAGACCGAATCGCGCACGTCGCGCGGCAAAAAGCTGATCACGCCGCCGAGCGCATCCGTGCCATAGAGGCTCGACGTGCCGCCCTGCACGACTTCGACGCGCGACACCGATTCGCGCGGTATGCGGCTCCAGTAGACCCAGCCGCCGAACGGGTCATTGATGGGCAGGCCATCGCTCAACACGACGGCGCGGCTCGCGCCCGATGCGCCGACGCCGCGCAGGCTGACGCCCTGCGACGTTGGGTTCGACGTGCGGCTGCTGGTGCGGCGAAAGAGCGTAAAGCCCGGCACCTGCCTGAGCAGATCGTCGAGCGTCAACGCCGCTGAGGTCGCGAGGTCAGTGGGTGACAACACGATGACGCTCGCCGCTGTGTCGCTCAAACGCGTTTCGGCGCGCTCGGCGGTGACGGTAATTTCTTCGTTGACTGTCGCTGGCGTCAAGGTGATGGCCAGGTTGGTGGCGTCGGCTTGCTGCTGGCTCCAGGTGCGCTGAAACGGCGCAAAGCCGCTGGCGCGAACCGTCAGGATGCCGTCACCCGCGGGCACTTCGTTGAGCGTAAAATGGCCATCGTCGCCGGTGGTTTGTCTTACAGTCGCTTTGCCGACGTTCAGCGCGACTTCGGCCCCGGCGACCGGGTGCTTGTGCTGATCGCTGACCGTGCCGTTGACGGTCAAGCCGGTGGCTAGCGGTGCTTGTCCCGCCAGCGCCGAAAGGCTCTGCGCCAGCATCCACGACAGGCAGAAAAGCCCGGGCAGAAAGCGCGGCCAACGCTTGCCGTGCCCCGCGTCGCTATGCGATATGCCTTCATCCCTCATCATGTTAGTTCCTCGCTTGAGCCTTCGCGTCGTCTATCATCATGAATGTACGAGATGAGCTTTATTGAATAACGCTGGCGGCGAAGCGTTCCATCTCTTCAAGCTGCGGGCTGCATTGCAGCAGCAGCAGGTCAACACCGGCGTCGGCGAACTCGGCAACGCGCTCGCGCACCTGTTCCGGCGTGCCGACCAGGCCGGAGCGCAAGCCGCGATTCGACACCGAGTAATCTTCGAGCGACACCTTACGCTCAAGCTGCGTGCCCGCCAGCCACTGATTGTAATTCCCATAACCGGCAGCCTGGCGCAACGTCGTGATGCGCTCGACTTCACTGCGGGCCTCCGTCTCGCTGTCGCGAACGATGGCGTAAGCGGCGATGCCATACTGCATCGGCGGCAGGCCGAGCCGCTCGCGCCGCGCTTTCATGTCGGCGATCTTCGGGCGGATCATCTCGGGCGGGTCGCCGTGCATCACATAAGCGTCGCAGCGCGAGGCGATCATTTCTTTAGCGGCTTCCGACTCGCCGCCGGCATAGATCGTCGGGCGCGGGCGGGTCAGCGGCTTCGGCTGCATCACCGCGTCGGCAATTTCG
This region includes:
- a CDS encoding TonB-dependent receptor; this encodes MMRDEGISHSDAGHGKRWPRFLPGLFCLSWMLAQSLSALAGQAPLATGLTVNGTVSDQHKHPVAGAEVALNVGKATVRQTTGDDGHFTLNEVPAGDGILTVRASGFAPFQRTWSQQQADATNLAITLTPATVNEEITVTAERAETRLSDTAASVIVLSPTDLATSAALTLDDLLRQVPGFTLFRRTSSRTSNPTSQGVSLRGVGASGASRAVVLSDGLPINDPFGGWVYWSRIPRESVSRVEVVQGGTSSLYGTDALGGVISFLPRDVRDSVFSLETSYGNLQTPDVSLFTAGRLFQWSGQIAAEAFHTDGYIPVDERERGPVDTRAASEHTTLQLGLDRLIEDRGRIFARASLFGESRENGTPLTPNRTHIRQLALGTDYRSDRVGTIAARLYASTQVYDQNFTAIAANRQGESLTRSQRVPAQQIGFTSQWSRVVGSRQTLVAGLDAREVRGTSDELAFVAGRVTSALSAGGRERTVGVFGQDIIRITPRFLVTVGVRGDRWRNYDAFATTRPLAVPGPVSVTKFTDRIETAFSPRLSLLYKASEHVSLFASGYRAFRAPTLNELYRSFRVGNVLTQANVNLRAERLTGGEAGARVSTLAERLAVRGTFFWSELTRPIANVTLSVTPALITRQRQNLGRTRSVGVEFEADAHLSRSVAIAGGYQFADATVLRFPANPALEGLLIPQTPRHQLTFQARYDNPSLVTVSLQGRAVGEQFDDDQNQLKLDRYFTLDLFASRRLSRNVELFAAFENLTDERYDIGRTPVRTIGPPLMARAGLRLHFGAR
- a CDS encoding LLM class flavin-dependent oxidoreductase, whose translation is MRYGYWMPVFGGWLRNIEDEQMQATWDYVSRLARRSEEIGYDLSLVAELNLNDIKGEDAPALDAWSTAAALMAVTRRLELMVAVRPTFHNPALLAKQAANIDHIGGGGRLSLNVVSSWWADEARKYGVHFEQHDDRYARTTEWLEVVDRLWKEDHFSFKGRYYEIADAVMQPKPLTRPRPTIYAGGESEAAKEMIASRCDAYVMHGDPPEMIRPKIADMKARRERLGLPPMQYGIAAYAIVRDSETEARSEVERITTLRQAAGYGNYNQWLAGTQLERKVSLEDYSVSNRGLRSGLVGTPEQVRERVAEFADAGVDLLLLQCSPQLEEMERFAASVIQ